GCAGgtgagagatgggggtgggggtgagggtaggTAGGAACACCAAGGAGACACTGGCAGCCCAGACTCCTGGATGTGCCTGTCGCTGCAGATCTGGGACACAGCTGGCCAGGAGCGGTTCCGCAGCGTCACCCACGCCTACTACCGCGACGCCCATGGTGAGCCTGTGGGCGTGGGATGCCAGCCCTGGGGGAATCAGAGGCTATGCTCTGTGGGCACCCTGCTCCCCTGGCTTCTGCTCAGAGGAAGGTGCccttgggatgcccgggtggctcagcgtttggatgcctgcctttggctcaggttgggatcctggaatctgggaccgggtcctgcactgggctccctatgaggagcctgcttctccttctgcctgggtctctcatgaatacataaatcttataaaaaaaagaataaaaaaaaaaaaagaaaggtaccCTGGGATTGAGCATGGCAGGAAGTGTGGAGGCTGTGATGCACAAGGGTTTGGGTGACAGGAAGCCGCTGTGTGCCCTGGAGATGTCCTCACTGGTTCTCTGCCCCCAGCACTGCTGCTGCTCTATGATGTCACCAACAAGGCCTCCTTTGACAATATCCAGGTCAGTGGTTTCCTTCCTGGGGGCGGGCAGAGGCTGAGGATCCTGGGGACAGTGGGGAAAGCTGGcccccctggtggctcagggtcCCTATGTAGGCTGAATGGGGTCTGGGGACCTTCCAGCTCCATCAGTCCAGCACCTTGGGTAGTAAGGTCTTTGTCAGTGGTGCCTGGCCTGTTAGTCTGAGCCTAACAGGCACTCTGCAGCACAGCCTGGAGGGACAAGGGACAAGTGCCAGCCTCTGGGCTGGTCTTAGCTTTTCCCCCACAGGCCTGGCTGACCGAGATCCAAGAGTATGCCCAGCATAATGTGGTGCTCATGCTGCTGGGCAACAAGGTGAGCACCCCAGCCTGTCGTCTCCACCCTGGCTCTacagggcaggtgtggggagaagagggaagccCTGGGTCAGCTCTCACCAAAACCCCTGTGCCAGGTGGACTCTGCCCAGGAGCGTGTCGTgaagaggaaggatggggagaagCTAGCCAAGGTGAGCCAGGGTAGGTGGGTGGCCGGGGGTGTCTGTCCCTGGGGCTGTCCCCACCAGGCTGGCAGCGGCTGTTTGCAGGAGTACGGGCTGCCCTTCATGGAGACCAGCGCCAAGACAGGCCTCAACGTGGACTTGGCCTTCACAGCCATAGCAAAGTAAGTCCTGGCACTCAGCAGGAGCCCTCAGACCCGGACCCCTTGTTGGGGTAGAGGCTTCTCTGTTCCacggtcacccccaccccacagggaGTTGAAGCAGCGCTCCATGAAGGCCCCCAGTGAACCCCACTTCCGGCTGCACGACTACGTCAAGAGGGAGGGTCAAGGCACCTCCTGCTGCAGACCCTAAGCCTGGCTGGGCAATGCCACTGCACATCCTCTGGGAGGCCCCTGCAAGGCCGAATGGAGGGTCTACAGGGTCCCCCTGGTTTAGTCACCCCAGGGTGTCTGTTTCTTGGCTCCCAGACAGACCGAGCTTTGCCTTTCCCAGAGCCTCAGTCCCAGCGGGCTTCTAGGAGCCACTAGGTCTGCAGCCCCGCTAACTTGCTGCTGCCCGAGGGCCTGGCCAAGGTTGGGCAGAAGAGCCGTGGTCTTCtgtacggggggggggggggggggggctcgccATGCACAGACGGTGAGGGGTGCCAGTCCCAAGCCACGGcgccctgctgccccctcctgAACACGCCCAGCTCCGAAGCCAGACCCCAGTGCCAGCACGTGTACAGTGAGTGCCTAACCCCTTAGAAAGCCAGGTCTTCAGCTGCGCACGTGCCCAGGCAGGGTAAGGCAGGACTGCTGTCCACGCCTGGGGCAGAAGGCTTCGCCGCAAATCATCGCATCGTGCATTTGTGCCGCAAGGACCAGAGCCATCTGCTCCCAGCTCACCTGCCAGGAGACTCTGGTTCAGACATCAACGGGTCTTCCTTCCACACGACCTTGAAGAACGCCACGGTTGTGGCTTTGTGATACAGAACAGCATGTGGGAAATCACAGAAAAGTCAGAGAGAACTGCCAGCCCCGGGGAGGCCTGTGCTCAGTCAGGGCAAGCCAGGGGGCTGGTAGCACGCTCCACCTTGTACGGAAATCTTCAAGTCAGTCTTTAGAATAAGAGCCTTTGTTTTCAGTTCTAGTGAATAAAGTTGTGTTTTCTGGACTGCTTGTCTTTTCTGTTGAAAGAAACCTGTCCTAGGCCCCTCAGCAAAGTATGGGTGGCCTTTAACACTCAGGAGACCGCCCCAGCCCCCATCACTAGGCTGCTTGGAACCCCAAAGCGGTCTAGAGAGCAACGGGGAAGAAACAGGACTCCAGCACCGGCTAGTGAGTTATTAAACAGTTCCTGAACTACCCAAGCCACAGGCGAAACAAAACGAACAACAAAAACCCGTTGTTTTTGGCCTTCGAGACAAGCCTGGATTAGTCCCTGTACACACATCCCTCTCTGCCCTGTCTCATGCCTGCCCAGGGGCGAGCAGGTGCCCCACCCGGTCCCCTGGGGTCAAACGCGCAGGAGAATaaagacacctgcgcgcccatcGACTCACCACCTTTATTGCCGCACTTCAGATACAGACCTGGACTCTGGATCAGGGCCTCCAGTCGGGTCACCCGCCGCcctggaaggagagagacagcGTCCAAATGGAGACAGAGCCCATTCCCGGCTTTCGGACAAggcgcccccggccccctcccgtCACCCGGGGCACGCCCCGAAGCCTCAGTTTTGCAAAATAATCAGACTGCACGTGCAGTTTTCATACGAGGTGTCAGAAGTAAAAAGCGACTCATCACAGGCTCCAAGGGGCATAGGGGACAGCAGGCCCGGCCCGGCCTCACCTGCAGGGAGAAGTAGGTCTGGGGGGGTTCGCACCTTCCGCCGGGGCGGGAGAGGCCAGGCACCGCCGGAGGCTGGGGGCCCAGCGAGGACACGACCTCAACCCAAGGCGCCCACGGGAAAGAATGGAGGGGCGCGAGGCTCAAGCCTTTATAGAAACAGCCCTACTGCTGCGATTGGGCCTTCCTGACGGAAGTACCGCCCCCCCTCGCCGCTGATACGctcccggccccccggccccgaACAGGACCGTGAGCGACAGCCACAAGCAACCAATCAGACTCCGACCTGCAACATAGAGCGATTCTAAAGCTGCCAATCCCGCCCCTGACGTCGAGCCGCCGGAAGTCGTAGTTTCTGAGGAGCCGCGCGTGAGGCGGCCCCAAGGACATTGCGAGTCGGGGAACTACAAGTCCCGGCGTGCGCCGCGCCCGGGCGCTTCCGGCTCGCACGTCCTGTCCCTTTCCCGGCCGGCGGCCGCGGGGGCACGATGAAGCGGGAGGGTGGCGCTGCCGCTCCCCGGTGGCCGCGGGCGGGTGAGTGTCGGCGAGGCGCGCCTGGCCGGGGGCTCGTGCCTcggggccgcgcggggggcgCGTCGGGGCCCGCGGAGTGGGAgcggcctggggggcggggcgggcgcgggccggggTCTCGCGCGGTCGTTGCTGGTTGCCTCCTCCCCGCCGCGTTGGTGGAGCGGCTTTGCTTCTCTGGCAGCTTTTCTGCGGCCCGCCGCTGTTGACACTGGGCGCCGAGCGTTCCCCGCCGTGCTTCGGTGGACATGGAGCAATATCCCCGGTCTCCACCCGCTAGATACAggggcctcccccccaccccgtgacCACCCGGAATGCCTCCAGGCATTGGCAGGCGTCTCCTGGGGGCTCAAGCCGGTGATCCCGGGTGCGGAGCGCTGGACAGCACCCGGGGAATCCTGAGAAGTTGTGATAGGTGTCGTGGGAGAAGCAGgacgctgggggggggggagccctgggCGCTCCCACCGGCTTGGTGAGGGCGGAGGTTCCTCCCGCAAGCAGCCTGTCCTGGGAAGTTGCTGGAAGAGCATGCCTGGCAGAGGAAGCAAGGTGTGCAAAGGccagagtgaggaggaggggccAGGTGCACCAGGGAGTGCTGGCAGAGGGGTGACAGGCAAGCCCCTGAGGCCGACACAGGGTGGCAGGGAGGCTGTTGGGGGGGCACTCAAGCCACGAGAGCCTGCGTCAGATCCAAGTCTAGTAAGGAGCCTCTGGCCGTGTGTGGAGGACGGACTGATGTTCCCGGGGAAGCAGAAGACGGTGAGGAGGCTGGCCTGTGCGTGGGGGACAGCGGGCTGGGAGGGGGCTCCCACCCCTCACTGGGTCTGCTGTCTTGACCAGGCAGGGGCATGCAGCTGGGGCTGAACCTGCAGTTCTGGATCCCACCCTGCTTTGGCAGGACAGGGGTGGAGGCTAGGGCTGGGGATTCCGCCCTTTGCAGCCTCCCCTGCTTGGAGCTCCAGGCTGTCCAGCCTTCTTCCCATCCCACAGGCCTCCCCACGCGCACACAGGTCCCCTCTCCTGGTGGCTGCCCACCCTCCTGGCCTTTGCCAAGCAtgtggcctctctcttcctcattccTTCTCTTTGGGCCCCTCCCTTCCCACACCCCTTCCCTGAAGGCCTGCGTAGCAGACACCACCTCTGTGTCATAAACCCCTACTTGCACTGCTCTGGGGATTCACGTTTCTCCATGGAATCCCCCAGCCCCGGTGTCTCGAGGTTCCTGTGTGGTATCTCTGTATTATCCCCCCCGGCAGCCAGAGCCTCACTGTGAGGGGAAGCGGGGGTAGGTAGGGGCAGCCTGGATGAAGGAGGTAACCAGCTGAGAAGGAGGGGGAGTCCTCCTTCCTGAAGGGTCCCTGTGGAGTAACCCCCACTGTGGCTGTGGGTCATGGTATTTCTGGAAACCAATGGAACAGACCAAAGCCTGCAGTATTGACTTAGTCGGGACAAGAACCCACAGAAAAGTGCCTACGGGGATCAGTAGTACTCTGGAGCCTCGTCCGCCTctcctcccagggcccccagcGACTCCAGCTCACATtcgccccccctccccagcacagggACTGGCCTGCGGTGGGTGTGAACTTGGCCGTGGGAATGGCAAGGTGCGATCCGGGAGATGGGAGCAGTGTGTGGAAGGGCCCGTGCTGACTGGGGGGCCCTGGGCAGGCTGGGCGCCGTGGCTTGGCGGCTCGGGGCACAGCTTGGCCTGGGGCTACCTGGCCTCAGTGACGGCGGACTCCTCAGTTTGCTGGCAGAACAGAGGAAGCAAGAGGAACAGGGCTTCGTTCGGCCTCTGCGTGGCCTCCTGCGGGCTCTAAGTCCTGGGATGGCCTCTCAGCTCCGTTTCTGGCTCCCGAGAGAGGCTGCTGTTGGCAGGGCCTTGGCTGGTGCCTTGAGAGGCGTCTCtcacagttcctttttttttttttttaatttttatttatttatgatagtcacagacagagagagagagagagagaaagagaaagaggcagagggaggcagagggagaagcaggctccatgcaccgggagcccgacgtgggactcgatcccaggtctccagatcgcgccctgggccaaaggcaggcgctaaaccgctgcgccacccagggttccctcacaGTTCCTTTTGGACGTGGGTACATCCACTCCATTTCGGGGCTGGGAAATCGAAGGCCCGGGAGGGTGAGCAGCTTGCCCAAAGTCACGCAGTTGTTGTGTggcagaggtgggatttgaatccaggtctgagTCCCGTGCTCGTGGCCTTGACCGTGATGCTATTCCATCTCCATAAAGGACACTTGCAGGGGTCAGCACGTGTCCAGCTTTGGGAGGTGTCGGCAGGACATAACCTGCTCTGAACCTGGGTCCCCACTGGCCTGACCTTGCTGTTGGGTGGGC
This genomic window from Canis aureus isolate CA01 chromosome 8, VMU_Caureus_v.1.0, whole genome shotgun sequence contains:
- the RAB26 gene encoding ras-related protein Rab-26 isoform X6 — its product is MLVGDSGVGKTCLLVRFKDGAFLAGTFISTVGIDFRNKVLDVDGVKVKLQIWDTAGQERFRSVTHAYYRDAHALLLLYDVTNKASFDNIQAWLTEIQEYAQHNVVLMLLGNKVDSAQERVVKRKDGEKLAKVSQGRWVAGGVCPWGCPHQAGSGCLQEYGLPFMETSAKTGLNVDLAFTAIAKKPGLQLRTCPGRVRQDCCPRLGQKASPQIIASCICAARTRAICSQLTCQETLVQTSTGLPSTRP
- the RAB26 gene encoding ras-related protein Rab-26 isoform X3 translates to MSRKKTPRSKGASAPAASAPLAANGSRPARPIGPPPPARPSLGGGDFYDVAFKVMLVGDSGVGKTCLLVRFKDGAFLAGTFISTVGIDFRNKVLDVDGVKVKLQIWDTAGQERFRSVTHAYYRDAHALLLLYDVTNKASFDNIQAWLTEIQEYAQHNVVLMLLGNKVDSAQERVVKRKDGEKLAKEYGLPFMETSAKTGLNVDLAFTAIAKKPGLQLRTCPGRVRQDCCPRLGQKASPQIIASCICAARTRAICSQLTCQETLVQTSTGLPSTRP
- the RAB26 gene encoding ras-related protein Rab-26 isoform X2, producing MSRKKTPRSKGASAPAASAPLAANGSRPARPIGPPPPARPSLGGGDFYDVAFKVMLVGDSGVGKTCLLVRFKDGAFLAGTFISTVGIDFRNKVLDVDGVKVKLQIWDTAGQERFRSVTHAYYRDAHALLLLYDVTNKASFDNIQGRCGEKREALGQLSPKPLCQVDSAQERVVKRKDGEKLAKVSQGRWVAGGVCPWGCPHQAGSGCLQEYGLPFMETSAKTGLNVDLAFTAIAKKPGLQLRTCPGRVRQDCCPRLGQKASPQIIASCICAARTRAICSQLTCQETLVQTSTGLPSTRP
- the RAB26 gene encoding ras-related protein Rab-26 isoform X7 — its product is MSRKKTPRSKGASAPAASAPLAANGSRPARPIGPPPPARPSLGGGDFYDVAFKVMLVGDSGVGKTCLLVRFKDGAFLAGTFISTVGIDFRNKVLDVDGVKVKLQIWDTAGQERFRSVTHAYYRDAHALLLLYDVTNKASFDNIQAWLTEIQEYAQHNVVLMLLGNKVDSAQERVVKRKDGEKLAKEYGLPFMETSAKTGLNVDLAFTAIAKELKQRSMKAPSEPHFRLHDYVKREGQGTSCCRP
- the RAB26 gene encoding ras-related protein Rab-26 isoform X5, with the protein product MSRKKTPRSKGASAPAASAPLAANGSRPARPIGPPPPARPSLGGGDFYDVAFKVMLVGDSGVGKTCLLVRFKDGAFLAGTFISTVGIDFRNKVLDVDGVKVKLQIWDTAGQERFRSVTHAYYRDAHALLLLYDVTNKASFDNIQAWLTEIQEYAQHNVVLMLLGNKVDSAQERVVKRKDGEKLAKVSQGRWVAGGVCPWGCPHQAGSGCLQEYGLPFMETSAKTGLNVDLAFTAIAKELKQRSMKAPSEPHFRLHDYVKREGQGTSCCRP
- the RAB26 gene encoding ras-related protein Rab-26 isoform X8; the encoded protein is MSRKKTPRSKGASAPAASAPLAANGSRPARPIGPPPPARPSLGGGDFYDVAFKVMLVGDSGVGKTCLLVRFKDGAFLAGTFISTVGIDFRNKVLDVDGVKVKLQIWDTAGQERFRSVTHAYYRDAHALLLLYDVTNKASFDNIQGRCGEKREALGQLSPKPLCQVDSAQERVVKRKDGEKLAKEYGLPFMETSAKTGLNVDLAFTAIAK
- the RAB26 gene encoding ras-related protein Rab-26 isoform X4, with the protein product MSRKKTPRSKGASAPAASAPLAANGSRPARPIGPPPPARPSLGGGDFYDVAFKVMLVGDSGVGKTCLLVRFKDGAFLAGTFISTVGIDFRNKVLDVDGVKVKLQIWDTAGQERFRSVTHAYYRDAHALLLLYDVTNKASFDNIQGRCGEKREALGQLSPKPLCQVDSAQERVVKRKDGEKLAKEYGLPFMETSAKTGLNVDLAFTAIAKKPGLQLRTCPGRVRQDCCPRLGQKASPQIIASCICAARTRAICSQLTCQETLVQTSTGLPSTRP
- the RAB26 gene encoding ras-related protein Rab-26 isoform X1 → MSRKKTPRSKGASAPAASAPLAANGSRPARPIGPPPPARPSLGGGDFYDVAFKVMLVGDSGVGKTCLLVRFKDGAFLAGTFISTVGIDFRNKVLDVDGVKVKLQIWDTAGQERFRSVTHAYYRDAHALLLLYDVTNKASFDNIQAWLTEIQEYAQHNVVLMLLGNKVDSAQERVVKRKDGEKLAKVSQGRWVAGGVCPWGCPHQAGSGCLQEYGLPFMETSAKTGLNVDLAFTAIAKKPGLQLRTCPGRVRQDCCPRLGQKASPQIIASCICAARTRAICSQLTCQETLVQTSTGLPSTRP